Part of the Phocoena phocoena chromosome 8, mPhoPho1.1, whole genome shotgun sequence genome, aaaggagaaaaagacaggAACAATTTCCACTCAATaatcaataaatgaatagaaaaaattagaaacataatTTAGGTACTTCCAAGAAACCTACATCTAATGTAATTAATATCAATTAGTATTTGCCTATTAAGCTTTAGTGTGGATGTTGTAAATTTTTGGTAATTTAGATAATCCTCCAGTTTTTCTGGGTCAAGAAAAGCAGTTAAGGAAAGCACTATAACTGACTGAAAATCCCGCATCCAAGCTTAACCGCATTTTAAGCAGTAACGGAGGATGTGAGAGTTAGATGAGATTAAGGTAGGAGGTCTGAAGGCTtattgaaatagatttttttttgaagcacAATTTTTCCAGCCTCTCCTGCACAAATACACTCCTTTCTCTTGATAAATAGCTGACATTAGTGACACAAGACATTACAGTGGTCATTTTCAATGAACTTCAATAGGCTCCATTTGGAAGTTGTGTGAACTTAGTGCAGGGGGGCGGGTGGGAAGCCATCCACATTTCAAAATTGCAGAGCGCCGGGTAAGAATGCAAGATTCTTCCCATCTCATTTAAATATTGGGGTTTAGTTCCATAAGGCACTGCTAGTCAAAAGTGCTGTATTAGAAATGTTTGGAATACAGGCAGAAAAACATTCCTTCCACCTAtggttttaaaatgataaataattaaaagcataTTTCTTTGGCTACCTTTTGCTCCTAATCCagagtggaaaaaaatcagaataggagaaacagaaattaaacttcaaaataacaataacaattatCTTGTGCCTCAAAAGTTTGCACATATTTTGGAAGAAATTATAATTTCTTCTGCATCTTATTGAAAAGTGAGGTAGGATGGCCAGATCCTTTCAACATCATAGCAGACATGTCCTTggaaatactgggttggccaaaaagtttgtttaggttgttccataagatgttacagaaaaacccgaacgaactttttgaccaacccaatattatAGGGTTGTCACGCAGCCAGGCTATCTGAGAACAAATCTTgtctctgctacttactagttcTGCGATCTTGTACAAGTTACCTAATATCTTTATACCTCAGGTTGGTTTTCTTTTAAGTCTTTGAGATGGGGAATGATTAGTAAGgatattaaatgaattaaggCACATAAACACAACAGGGGCTCATACATGGTAATTGATCGATGAATATtagctattttcattatttacctGTTTGAGCCTCAAggtcttcatatattttttttaaagaaaatttaatctaAGTAATATTCCCCAAATTTTGCTGATGGTGATAATCACCATAGACATTTAGGAAATGAGGTCTTCCCAGGAACCTCCTTTGAAGATTCTTATCAATGGGATTCCTGGGATAAAGataggaatttgtatttttaatttgtgcaatgtatacattttattgtgaagaaaatttcagaaacattGACCTAAATCATTTATTTACCTAATCATCTAAGTATTCGTTCATCAATTGGTTCAACAGATAACTTCATGAGCTCTTACCATTTGCCAGGCACCATCCCAGGTGCTAGGAGATACAGTGGTGAACCAAGTACTTTTTATTCATTAGATTTTAGGAACCAAGTAGAGGATATTAGACAAATAACCACAAAAATCTCTTTGGAACTACAATTGTGAAGTGTGCTATAAAGGGAAAATACAAGGTATGTTGAGAGCTCTTGACAGGGAAAGTTTTCTAGGCTTGgcaggagacagagagatgggaaAGGTGTTTATGAAGACCTTCCAGAAGAAGTGGTTGCTACTGCAGTTTTATGCTCTGATATTGTATGTCCGGCACATCTTACCTGCCAAGAGGAGAAGAAGGATGCTGGGCTGAGTAGATTAGGGTTTGCAGGGTTGCGCCCTCCCATGTACTCATCTGTGCAAATGTCACAGTTTTCTGCATCTCGCCAATCCCAGTATGGGAGAGTGAAGTTCTCATCCCCTGTCAGcttctggatttctttttcccACAGCAGCAAGAAGAGTCTATGCCAAGGCAGGAAACCTGGTGCTTCATGAGCAAAATCAATGTCTCTCCAGATTTCAGAGCCCCCAAGTAGTGCGTCCCTTGACACATAATAATGCATCCAGACAAAGAGGTCATAAACGTTGATGTCATTAAACAGAGGCATTGATCCATTATTCATTTGGCCATAGGTGCCTGTGGGGATGACATAGTCCGCGCTGGTAGTATGTTTCGCTAAAGTGAGGTAGGCAAGAAATTTGTTCTTCTCTGGGACACTCAAATCAAAGATGTTTCTTCTCACCAAAAGTCGCCTCTCTGTGCAGGTGGGTCCCCAAAAGCCAAACTTACAATTTCCACAATTGAATCCCATGAAGTTGCCAAAGCACTGGCAGGTCCGATTATAAAAGACGGAGGGCCAAGACTCCCGGTCGTCCACCCCTGCGAAGGGGAACTGAGGTCCAAGTGGTGCCTTGGACAGAATGATGTCTTGGCAGGAACCCCGGCCTGAAAGCTGTCCACAGGGACTCCCGTCACCCTCCCATGGTGGGCAGCATTCCTTCTCCATCAGGTTCTTAGAGGAGGCACAGGCTCGAGGGAAATGGCCAGCAGAGGTCTGGAAAGTCCACAGCAGGCAGTACAAAGCAGCCAGGAGCATTCTTCCTCTAGTTCTCATAAGGTCTGCCTGAGCTGGTTAACTGAGCCACACACTTCTCTTTCCAGCTAACCCTTCAGTGACTATCACATGTTTTGGCCAAGACCTATATAATACCACTCCCACCTCCAGCATCAAACCCTCTCAGTCTTTATCTTAAGCTTTCATCTTCTGAAAAACCACATGACTAACCTTTCCTTGGAGTTGGCATGTATCCCACCAGTGGGATAGGCCTACGTTAAAGTGAGAAACACTATTC contains:
- the TYR gene encoding tyrosinase codes for the protein MRTRGRMLLAALYCLLWTFQTSAGHFPRACASSKNLMEKECCPPWEGDGSPCGQLSGRGSCQDIILSKAPLGPQFPFAGVDDRESWPSVFYNRTCQCFGNFMGFNCGNCKFGFWGPTCTERRLLVRRNIFDLSVPEKNKFLAYLTLAKHTTSADYVIPTGTYGQMNNGSMPLFNDINVYDLFVWMHYYVSRDALLGGSEIWRDIDFAHEAPGFLPWHRLFLLLWEKEIQKLTGDENFTLPYWDWRDAENCDICTDEYMGGRNPANPNLLSPASFFSSWQVICSQLEEYNSRHTLCNGTSEGPILRNPGNHDKARTPRLPSSADVEFCLSLTQYESGSMDKAANFSFRNTLEGFASPLTGIADASQSSMHNALHIYMNGTMSQVPGSANDPVFLLHHAFVDSIFEQWLRRHRPLQEVYPEAYAPIGHNRESYMVPFIPLYRNGDFFISSRDLGYDYSYLQDSGSDSFQDYIKPYLEQASQIWPWLVGAAMVGSVLTAVLGGLTSLLYHRKRKQLPEEKQPLLMDKEDYHSLLYQSHL